A genomic stretch from Gemmatimonadota bacterium includes:
- the argF gene encoding ornithine carbamoyltransferase yields MREKRDFLEIPDFSADELYELLELARRLRRGEYRGQPLAGKSLAMIFEKSSTRTRVSFEVGTYQLGGHALFLSSRDIQIGRGEPLRDTARVLARYVDGILIRTFDHRDVQELAHYADVPVINGLTDLLHPCQVLADVMTVQDAFGPDLTGRKVAWVGDGNNMANSWLNAAYRFGLELRLACPPGYEPDRGIFERARGAANVHLTHDPREAVEGAEVVNTDVWASMGQEAEVEARQRAFREFCVDAELLRIADPRAIFLHCLPAHRGEEVTEEVIEGAQSRVFHEAENRLHVQKALLVRLMGA; encoded by the coding sequence ATGCGCGAGAAGCGAGACTTTCTCGAGATCCCCGACTTTTCCGCCGACGAGCTGTACGAGCTGCTCGAGCTGGCGCGCCGGCTCCGCCGCGGCGAGTACCGCGGCCAGCCGCTGGCCGGGAAGAGCCTGGCCATGATCTTCGAGAAGAGCTCGACGCGCACGCGCGTCTCCTTCGAGGTTGGCACCTACCAGCTCGGCGGCCACGCACTGTTCCTCTCGTCCCGCGACATTCAGATCGGGCGGGGCGAGCCGCTCCGCGACACGGCCCGCGTCCTCGCCCGCTACGTTGATGGCATCCTGATCCGCACCTTCGATCACCGCGACGTGCAGGAGTTGGCGCATTACGCGGATGTGCCGGTCATCAACGGGCTCACCGACCTGCTTCACCCCTGCCAGGTGCTGGCCGATGTAATGACCGTGCAGGATGCCTTCGGCCCGGACCTCACCGGCCGCAAGGTGGCGTGGGTGGGCGACGGCAACAACATGGCCAATTCCTGGCTCAACGCAGCTTACCGCTTCGGCCTCGAACTGCGCCTGGCCTGCCCGCCCGGTTACGAGCCGGACCGCGGGATTTTCGAGCGAGCGCGCGGCGCCGCCAATGTGCATCTGACTCACGACCCGCGCGAAGCGGTCGAGGGAGCCGAAGTCGTGAATACCGATGTCTGGGCATCCATGGGCCAGGAAGCGGAAGTCGAGGCGCGCCAGCGCGCGTTTCGCGAATTCTGCGTGGATGCCGAGCTCCTGCGGATCGCCGACCCGCGCGCCATCTTCCTGCACTGCCTCCCCGCGCACCGCGGCGAGGAGGTGACGGAAGAGGTGATCGAGGGGGCGCAGTCCCGCGTGTTCCATGAGGCGGAG